From one Streptomyces mobaraensis genomic stretch:
- a CDS encoding response regulator, which translates to MVQKAKILLVDDRPENLLALEAILSALDQTLVRASSGEEALKALLTDDFAVILLDVQMPGMDGFETAAHIKRRERTRDIPIIFLTAINHGPHHTFRGYAAGAVDYISKPFDPWVLRAKVSVFVELYMKNCQLREQAALLRLQMENGQGAGRVAVGEPPETAGLLAELSARLAAVEEQAEALSKQLDESADAAAVATAAHLERKLNGLRRALDALEPGTGSSVPPVASQS; encoded by the coding sequence ATGGTGCAGAAGGCCAAGATCCTCCTGGTCGATGACCGGCCGGAAAATCTGCTGGCGCTGGAGGCGATCCTCTCGGCGCTCGATCAGACACTGGTGCGGGCATCGTCAGGGGAGGAGGCGCTCAAGGCGCTGCTGACGGACGACTTCGCGGTGATCCTGCTGGACGTCCAGATGCCGGGCATGGACGGCTTCGAGACCGCGGCGCACATCAAGCGCCGGGAGCGGACGCGGGACATCCCGATCATCTTCCTCACGGCCATCAACCACGGCCCGCACCACACCTTCCGCGGCTACGCGGCCGGCGCGGTGGACTACATCTCCAAGCCGTTCGACCCCTGGGTGCTGCGCGCGAAGGTCTCGGTCTTCGTCGAGCTGTACATGAAGAACTGCCAGCTCCGGGAGCAGGCCGCCCTGCTGCGCCTCCAGATGGAGAACGGCCAGGGCGCCGGCCGCGTAGCCGTCGGCGAACCCCCGGAGACCGCCGGACTGCTCGCGGAGCTCTCCGCGCGGCTCGCAGCCGTCGAGGAGCAGGCCGAGGCGCTCTCCAAACAGCTGGACGAGTCGGCCGACGCCGCCGCGGTCGCTACCGCCGCCCACCTGGAGCGCAAGCTCAACGGCCTGCGGCGGGCCCTGGACGCCCTGGAGCCCGGCACGGGCAGCAGCGTGCCGCCGGTGGCCTCGCAGAGCTGA
- a CDS encoding HAMP domain-containing protein, which translates to MESGGATRGTSARAKGGRSRPQGTTEVDSAALYRLLGALEAMRDGNFRRRLTISGDGVMSEIAAVFNEVADRNLQLTGELARVRRVVGREGKLTERLEVGSCEGAWAAAIDASNALVDDLVRPVSEVGRVLSAVAEGDLDQRMDLRSHAADGSAHPLRGEFLKVGRTVNGLVDQLSAFTDEVTRVASEVGTEGKLGGQARVRGMSGSWKDLTDSVNTMASRLTAQVRDIALVTTAVAKGDLSRKVTVHVAGEMLELKNTVNTMVDQLSSFASEVTRVAREVGTEGELGGQAQVPGVAGVWKDLTDSVNLMAGNLTAQVRGIAQVTTAVANGDLSQKVTVSARGEIAQLAETINQMTETLRTFADEVTRVASEIGAEGLLGGQAQVPGAAGTWKDLTDSVNTAFRNLTGQVRDIAQVTTAVANGDLGQKVTVDVSGEMLELKNTVNSMVDQLQSFSGEVTRVAREIGVEGELGGQAQVAGAAGTWKDLTDSVNTAFRNLTGQVRNIAQVTTAVANGDLGQKVTVEVSGEMLQLKNTVNTMVDQLSSFADQVTRMARDVGTEGRLGGQARVDGVSGTWKELTDSVNFMAGNLTSQVRQIAQVTTAVARGDLSQKIDVDARGEILELKNTINTMVDQLSAFADQVTRVAREVGTEGRLGGQAQVPGVAGVWRDLTDSVNGMAGNLTAQVRNIAQVATAVARGDLSQKIDVDARGEILELKNTLNTMVDQLSSFAEQVTRVAREVGTEGILGGQAEVKGVSGTWKDLTQSVNFMANNLTSQVRNIAEVTTAVAMGDLSKKITVDAKGEILELVTTVNTMVDQLSDFAEQVTRVAREVGTEGQLGGQARVRDVTGIWKDLTDNVNLMANNLTSQVRNISQVAGAVANGDLTKKITVEARGEVAQLADTVNTMVTTLSSFADEVTRVAREVGTEGRLGGQARVPGVSGTWKDLTESVNSMASNLTGQVRNIAMVTTAIAQGDLTKKIDIDARGEILQLKTTINTMVDQLSSFADQVTRVAREVGTEGQLGGQARVRDVDGTWRDLTESVNEMAGNLTRQVRAIAKVATAVTRGDLDMRINVDAAGEILELQDNINTMIVNLRSTTLANKEQDWLKGNLARISGLMQGRRDLEDVAQLIMSELTPVVDAQHGAFFLAMPAAEGESGEDAYELRMLGSYGYAMGSMPTSFRPGESLIGTAAKEKRTILVENVPSGYLKIASGLGEAPPAHVIVLPVLFEGQVLGVIELASFKRFTQIQRDFLSQIAEMIGTSVNTISVNTKTEMLLRQSQELTEQLRERSAELENRQKALEISNAELEEKSDRLARQNRDIEVKNTEIEEARQVLEERAEQLAVSMRYKSEFLANMSHELRTPLNSLLILAKLLADNADGNLSPKQVEFAETIHGAGSDLLQLINDILDLSKVEAGKMDVSPTRIALVQLVDYVEATFRPLTAEKGLDFSVRVSPELPATLHTDEQRLLQVLRNLLSNAVKFTDTGAVELVIRPAGADVPDSIREQLLEAGALRDPDGELIAFSVTDTGIGIAASKMRVIFEAFKQADGTTSRKYGGTGLGLSISREIARLLGGEIHAASEPGRGSTFTLYLPLDAAEPAAEGFPQLPGGENAEQRALPPGGGQAAERHGGEPPARGAAGLFLRRRRAAQAAAGQGAAAAGAGPAAGVDGPRQPVPAAPQEEWAEDRSGETPGFTGSFHGEKVLIVDDDIRNVFALTSVLEQHGLTVLYAENGREGIEVLEQHDDVVVVLMDIMMPEMDGYATTAAIRKMPQFAELPIIALTAKAMKGDREKSIEAGASDYVTKPVDTDQLLTVMKQYMSAE; encoded by the coding sequence GTGGAGTCTGGCGGAGCGACGCGGGGCACGAGCGCGCGCGCGAAGGGCGGACGTTCCCGGCCCCAGGGGACGACGGAGGTGGACAGCGCCGCGCTGTACCGCCTGCTGGGGGCGCTGGAGGCCATGCGGGACGGGAACTTCCGGCGCCGTCTGACGATCTCCGGCGACGGGGTGATGTCCGAGATCGCGGCCGTCTTCAACGAGGTCGCGGACCGGAACCTGCAGCTCACCGGCGAGCTGGCGCGGGTGCGCCGGGTCGTCGGGCGGGAGGGCAAGCTCACCGAGCGGCTGGAGGTCGGCTCCTGCGAGGGGGCCTGGGCCGCGGCGATCGACGCCTCCAACGCCCTGGTCGACGATCTGGTGCGGCCGGTCTCGGAGGTCGGCCGGGTGCTGTCGGCGGTGGCCGAGGGCGATCTGGACCAGCGGATGGACCTGCGGTCGCACGCGGCCGACGGTTCGGCGCACCCGCTGCGCGGCGAGTTCCTCAAGGTGGGGCGGACCGTCAACGGGCTGGTGGACCAGCTCTCCGCGTTCACCGACGAGGTGACGCGGGTGGCCAGCGAGGTCGGCACCGAGGGCAAGCTCGGCGGGCAGGCGCGGGTGCGCGGGATGTCCGGCTCGTGGAAGGACCTCACCGACTCCGTCAACACCATGGCGTCGCGGCTCACCGCTCAGGTGCGGGACATCGCGCTGGTGACGACGGCGGTCGCCAAGGGCGATCTGTCCCGGAAGGTCACGGTGCACGTGGCCGGGGAGATGCTGGAGCTGAAGAACACCGTCAACACGATGGTGGACCAGCTGTCGTCGTTCGCCTCCGAGGTCACGCGGGTGGCCCGGGAGGTGGGCACCGAGGGCGAGCTCGGCGGCCAGGCCCAGGTGCCCGGCGTCGCGGGCGTCTGGAAGGACCTCACCGACTCCGTCAACCTGATGGCCGGGAACCTCACCGCCCAGGTGCGCGGCATCGCGCAGGTCACCACCGCGGTCGCCAACGGCGACCTGTCGCAGAAGGTGACGGTGAGCGCGCGCGGCGAGATCGCGCAGCTCGCCGAGACGATCAATCAGATGACGGAGACGCTGCGCACCTTCGCCGACGAGGTGACGCGCGTGGCCAGCGAGATCGGCGCCGAGGGGCTGCTGGGCGGCCAGGCCCAGGTGCCGGGCGCGGCCGGGACGTGGAAGGACCTGACGGACTCCGTCAACACGGCGTTCCGGAACCTGACCGGACAGGTGCGGGACATCGCGCAGGTGACGACGGCGGTCGCCAACGGTGATCTGGGCCAGAAGGTCACGGTGGACGTCTCCGGCGAGATGCTGGAGCTCAAGAACACCGTCAACTCGATGGTCGACCAGCTCCAGTCCTTCAGTGGCGAAGTGACCCGTGTGGCACGGGAGATCGGCGTGGAGGGCGAGCTCGGCGGGCAGGCACAGGTGGCCGGTGCGGCGGGGACCTGGAAGGACCTCACGGACTCCGTCAACACGGCGTTCCGCAACCTGACCGGACAGGTGCGCAACATCGCGCAGGTGACCACGGCCGTCGCCAACGGCGACCTCGGGCAGAAGGTCACCGTCGAAGTGTCCGGCGAGATGCTCCAGTTGAAGAACACCGTCAACACGATGGTGGACCAGCTGTCGTCGTTCGCGGACCAGGTGACCCGGATGGCGCGGGACGTGGGCACCGAGGGGCGGCTCGGCGGGCAGGCGCGGGTGGACGGGGTCAGCGGCACCTGGAAGGAGCTGACCGACTCCGTCAACTTCATGGCGGGCAATCTCACCTCCCAGGTGCGGCAGATCGCCCAGGTGACCACGGCCGTGGCGCGCGGTGACCTCTCCCAGAAGATCGACGTCGACGCGCGCGGCGAGATCCTGGAGCTCAAGAACACCATCAACACCATGGTCGACCAGCTCTCGGCCTTCGCCGACCAGGTCACGCGGGTGGCCCGGGAGGTCGGTACGGAGGGCCGGCTCGGGGGTCAGGCGCAGGTGCCGGGCGTCGCGGGCGTCTGGCGGGACCTGACCGACTCCGTCAACGGCATGGCCGGCAACCTGACCGCCCAGGTCCGCAACATCGCCCAGGTCGCGACGGCGGTGGCGCGCGGCGACCTGTCGCAGAAGATCGACGTGGACGCGCGCGGCGAGATCCTGGAGCTGAAGAACACCCTCAATACGATGGTGGACCAGCTCTCCTCGTTCGCCGAGCAGGTGACCCGGGTGGCCCGGGAGGTCGGCACCGAGGGCATCCTGGGCGGCCAGGCCGAGGTGAAGGGTGTCTCGGGCACCTGGAAGGACCTCACCCAGTCCGTCAACTTCATGGCCAACAACCTGACGTCCCAGGTGCGGAACATCGCCGAGGTGACGACGGCGGTGGCCATGGGCGACCTCTCGAAGAAGATCACGGTCGACGCCAAGGGCGAGATCCTGGAGCTGGTCACCACCGTCAACACCATGGTCGACCAGCTGTCGGACTTCGCCGAGCAGGTGACCCGGGTGGCGCGCGAGGTCGGCACCGAGGGCCAGCTGGGCGGTCAGGCGCGGGTCAGGGACGTGACCGGCATCTGGAAGGACCTCACCGACAACGTCAACCTGATGGCCAACAACCTGACCAGTCAGGTGCGGAACATCTCCCAGGTGGCCGGCGCGGTCGCCAACGGCGACCTCACCAAGAAGATCACCGTGGAGGCGCGGGGCGAGGTGGCGCAGCTCGCCGACACCGTCAACACCATGGTGACCACGCTGTCGTCGTTCGCCGACGAGGTGACGCGGGTGGCGCGGGAGGTCGGTACGGAGGGCCGGCTGGGCGGCCAGGCCCGGGTGCCGGGCGTCAGCGGCACCTGGAAGGACCTCACCGAGTCGGTGAACTCGATGGCCTCCAACCTCACCGGCCAGGTCCGCAACATCGCGATGGTCACCACGGCCATCGCCCAGGGCGACCTCACCAAGAAGATCGACATCGATGCCCGGGGCGAGATCCTCCAGTTGAAGACGACCATCAACACGATGGTCGACCAGCTGTCGTCGTTCGCCGACCAGGTCACGCGGGTGGCCCGGGAAGTGGGCACGGAGGGGCAGCTGGGCGGTCAGGCGCGGGTCCGCGACGTGGACGGCACCTGGCGCGACCTCACCGAGTCCGTCAACGAGATGGCCGGGAACCTGACCCGCCAGGTGCGCGCGATCGCCAAGGTGGCGACGGCGGTGACCCGCGGCGACCTGGACATGCGGATCAACGTGGACGCGGCCGGCGAGATCCTGGAGCTCCAGGACAACATCAACACGATGATCGTCAACCTGCGCTCGACCACCCTGGCCAACAAGGAGCAGGACTGGCTGAAGGGCAACCTCGCCCGGATCTCCGGCCTGATGCAGGGCCGCCGGGACCTGGAGGACGTCGCACAGCTCATCATGAGCGAGCTGACGCCCGTCGTGGACGCCCAGCACGGCGCCTTCTTCCTGGCGATGCCGGCGGCCGAGGGGGAGAGCGGCGAGGACGCGTACGAGCTGCGGATGCTCGGCTCGTACGGCTACGCGATGGGCTCGATGCCGACCTCCTTCCGGCCCGGTGAGTCGCTGATCGGCACCGCGGCCAAGGAGAAGCGCACGATCCTGGTGGAGAACGTGCCCTCCGGCTATCTGAAGATCGCCTCCGGGCTGGGGGAGGCGCCGCCCGCCCATGTGATCGTGCTGCCGGTGCTGTTCGAGGGGCAGGTGCTCGGGGTCATCGAGCTGGCCTCGTTCAAGCGGTTCACCCAGATCCAGCGGGACTTCCTCAGCCAGATCGCCGAGATGATCGGCACCAGCGTCAACACCATCAGCGTCAACACCAAGACGGAGATGCTGCTCAGGCAGTCGCAGGAGCTCACCGAGCAGCTGCGCGAGCGGTCGGCGGAGCTGGAGAACCGGCAGAAGGCGCTGGAGATCTCCAACGCCGAGCTGGAGGAGAAGTCCGACCGGCTGGCCCGGCAGAACCGCGACATCGAGGTCAAGAACACGGAGATCGAGGAGGCCCGGCAGGTGCTGGAGGAGCGGGCCGAGCAGCTCGCGGTCTCCATGCGCTACAAGTCCGAGTTCCTGGCCAACATGTCGCACGAGCTGCGCACGCCGCTCAACTCGCTGCTGATCCTGGCCAAGTTGCTGGCGGACAACGCGGACGGCAACCTCTCGCCGAAGCAGGTGGAGTTCGCCGAGACGATCCACGGGGCCGGCTCCGACCTGCTCCAGCTGATCAACGACATCCTCGACCTGTCGAAGGTCGAGGCGGGCAAGATGGACGTCAGCCCGACCCGGATCGCCCTGGTGCAGCTCGTCGACTACGTGGAGGCCACCTTCCGGCCGCTGACGGCGGAGAAGGGCCTCGACTTCTCGGTCCGGGTCTCGCCGGAGCTGCCGGCCACCCTGCACACCGACGAGCAGCGCCTCCTCCAGGTGCTGCGCAACCTGCTGTCCAACGCGGTCAAGTTCACCGACACCGGCGCCGTCGAACTGGTCATCAGGCCGGCCGGCGCGGACGTCCCGGACTCGATCCGCGAGCAGCTGCTGGAGGCGGGCGCGCTGCGCGACCCGGACGGCGAGCTGATCGCCTTCTCGGTGACGGACACCGGCATCGGCATCGCCGCGAGCAAGATGCGCGTCATCTTCGAGGCGTTCAAGCAGGCCGACGGCACGACCAGCCGCAAGTACGGCGGCACCGGCCTCGGCCTGTCGATCAGCCGCGAGATCGCCCGGCTGCTGGGCGGCGAGATCCACGCGGCGAGCGAGCCGGGCCGCGGGTCCACATTCACCCTCTACCTCCCGCTCGACGCGGCCGAGCCGGCGGCCGAGGGCTTCCCGCAGCTGCCCGGCGGGGAGAACGCCGAGCAGCGGGCCCTGCCGCCGGGCGGCGGGCAGGCCGCGGAGCGGCACGGCGGCGAGCCGCCGGCGCGCGGCGCGGCCGGGCTGTTCCTGCGCCGCCGGCGGGCCGCGCAGGCGGCGGCCGGCCAGGGCGCCGCGGCCGCCGGGGCGGGCCCGGCGGCCGGCGTGGACGGGCCGCGGCAGCCGGTACCGGCGGCGCCGCAGGAGGAGTGGGCCGAGGACCGTAGCGGGGAGACCCCCGGGTTCACCGGCTCGTTCCACGGCGAGAAGGTGCTGATCGTCGACGACGACATCCGCAACGTGTTCGCCCTCACCAGCGTGCTGGAACAGCACGGGCTCACGGTGCTCTACGCGGAGAACGGGCGCGAGGGCATCGAGGTGCTGGAGCAGCACGACGACGTGGTGGTGGTCCTGATGGACATCATGATGCCGGAGATGGACGGTTACGCGACCACGGCGGCGATCCGCAAGATGCCGCAGTTCGCCGAGCTGCCGATCATCGCGCTCACGGCGAAGGCGATGAAGGGCGACCGGGAGAAGAGCATCGAGGCAGGCGCTTCCGACTACGTGACCAAGCCGGTCGATACTGATCAACTGTTGACGGTGATGAAGCAGTACATGAGCGCAGAGTGA
- a CDS encoding SpoIIE family protein phosphatase: MITARAAATFEPVGRSVAAARAFVRDTLQGWGFPDVIDDAVVLTSELVTNAVVHAGTSADVLCVRTDAGVRIEVSDRYPERELPLQTPTRQFGGLDREGGRGLMLCTALAACWGVEYGATQKKVWFRLDLDDRPAGTRSAGPALPVEALPVADPRVRVAVVQIDGAGGISAWNDDAAHLFGYTADQVTGKPLADLAAWPHTPGTSTGIAEALRLSRWEGSYGIRGSDGRVIPVYASHLRVRDNEGAPSTVCLLVRDEERAVLQSPPRSSGPDASTDRGTAADPFEVFIGSPAPDDLDGLLQRTVERARDMLDGDAAYLLLATDDETELEVRASTGLPSARQRFARVPVEAGTGRYGSARLPSVHDDLNAVPGAVPLLTDTGLRSVVTVPLKVEGRLTGSLGVAAEAPHRYGNEEALRLQFAADRIALAVESARLGELERLRRGSLSFLVEASDLLAGTLDRDQTLALMAQMTVPTLATWCAVYTIADQSSEPELSYVLHEDEDLIDGLKALLAKVAPPDPVPTPGARIWTAPARAAHSEALRSSLRSVGLTDVPESSPAPGVSLTTAAAVGGETVVLPLVARNRVIGMLTLGKPTDDHFRQEIVELAEDLSRRAALALDNARLYSERTAISQSLQRSLLPPGLPDVPGVEVDVIYRAAGEGNEVGGDFYDLFPIRDGAYGFAIGDVCGTGPEAAAVTGLARHALRLLAREGFGGPAVLERLNAAILDEGARSRFLTLLYGELWPQEDGSALLKVVCAGHPLPLRLRPDGTVEPAADPQPLLGVMDDLELYEQPVTLDPGDVLLCVTDGVTERREGSRMLGDDGLADVLATCTGLNAGAVSARILRAVERFAAEPPSDDMAILAMRMPERPVE; encoded by the coding sequence GTGATCACCGCGCGGGCAGCCGCCACCTTCGAGCCGGTCGGGCGCTCGGTCGCCGCTGCCCGGGCCTTCGTCCGGGACACCCTCCAGGGGTGGGGATTCCCCGACGTCATCGACGACGCGGTGGTGCTGACCAGCGAACTGGTCACCAACGCCGTCGTCCACGCCGGCACCTCCGCCGACGTCCTCTGCGTCAGGACGGACGCGGGCGTCCGCATCGAGGTCAGCGACCGCTACCCCGAACGTGAGCTTCCGCTCCAGACGCCCACCCGCCAGTTCGGCGGCCTGGACCGCGAGGGCGGCCGCGGACTGATGCTCTGCACCGCCCTCGCCGCCTGCTGGGGCGTCGAATACGGCGCCACCCAGAAGAAGGTCTGGTTCCGCCTCGACCTCGACGACCGCCCCGCCGGCACCCGCTCGGCCGGCCCGGCCCTGCCCGTCGAGGCCCTCCCCGTCGCCGACCCCCGGGTCCGCGTCGCGGTCGTCCAGATCGACGGCGCCGGCGGCATCAGCGCCTGGAACGACGACGCCGCGCACCTCTTCGGCTACACCGCCGACCAGGTGACCGGCAAACCCCTCGCCGACCTCGCCGCCTGGCCGCACACCCCCGGCACCTCCACCGGCATCGCCGAGGCCCTCCGCCTCTCCCGCTGGGAGGGCTCGTACGGGATAAGGGGCTCCGACGGCCGCGTCATCCCCGTCTACGCCTCCCACCTGCGCGTCCGCGACAACGAGGGCGCGCCCTCGACGGTCTGCCTGCTGGTCCGCGACGAGGAGCGGGCCGTGCTGCAGAGCCCGCCGCGCTCCTCCGGCCCCGACGCCTCGACGGACCGCGGCACCGCCGCCGACCCCTTCGAGGTCTTCATCGGCTCCCCCGCCCCCGACGACCTCGACGGCCTGCTCCAGCGCACCGTCGAACGCGCCCGCGACATGCTCGACGGCGACGCCGCCTACCTCCTCCTCGCCACCGACGACGAGACCGAGCTGGAGGTACGGGCCTCCACCGGCCTGCCCTCCGCCCGGCAGCGCTTCGCCCGCGTTCCCGTCGAGGCCGGCACCGGCCGCTACGGCTCCGCCCGGCTCCCCTCCGTCCACGACGACCTCAACGCCGTCCCCGGGGCCGTGCCCCTGCTCACCGACACCGGCCTCCGCTCGGTCGTCACCGTCCCGCTCAAGGTCGAGGGCCGCCTCACCGGCTCGCTCGGCGTCGCCGCCGAGGCCCCGCACCGGTACGGCAACGAGGAGGCGCTGCGGCTCCAGTTCGCCGCCGACCGGATCGCCCTCGCCGTCGAGTCCGCCCGCCTCGGCGAGCTCGAACGGCTGCGCCGCGGCTCGCTGTCCTTCCTCGTCGAGGCGTCGGACCTGCTGGCCGGCACCCTGGACCGGGACCAGACGCTGGCCCTGATGGCCCAGATGACCGTCCCGACCCTGGCCACCTGGTGCGCCGTCTACACCATCGCCGACCAGTCCTCCGAGCCGGAGCTCTCCTACGTCCTGCACGAGGACGAGGACCTCATCGACGGCCTCAAGGCGCTGCTGGCCAAGGTCGCCCCGCCGGACCCCGTCCCCACCCCCGGCGCCCGCATCTGGACGGCCCCCGCCCGGGCGGCGCACTCGGAGGCGCTGCGCAGCTCGCTGCGGAGCGTGGGCCTCACCGACGTCCCGGAATCCTCACCCGCCCCCGGCGTCTCGCTCACCACGGCGGCGGCGGTCGGCGGCGAGACCGTAGTGCTGCCCCTGGTGGCCCGCAACCGCGTGATCGGCATGCTCACCCTCGGCAAGCCGACCGACGACCACTTCCGCCAGGAGATCGTCGAGCTCGCCGAGGACCTCTCCCGCCGGGCCGCGCTGGCCCTGGACAACGCCCGCCTCTACAGCGAGCGCACGGCGATCAGCCAGAGCCTCCAGCGCAGCCTGCTCCCGCCGGGCCTGCCGGACGTGCCGGGCGTCGAGGTCGACGTCATCTACCGCGCGGCGGGCGAGGGCAACGAGGTCGGCGGCGACTTCTACGACCTCTTCCCGATCCGGGACGGCGCGTACGGCTTCGCCATCGGCGACGTCTGCGGCACCGGCCCGGAGGCCGCGGCCGTCACCGGCCTGGCCCGGCACGCCCTGCGCCTGCTGGCCCGGGAGGGCTTCGGCGGCCCCGCGGTCCTGGAGCGCCTCAACGCGGCCATCCTGGACGAGGGCGCCCGCAGCCGCTTCCTCACCCTGCTGTACGGCGAGCTGTGGCCGCAGGAGGACGGCAGCGCCCTCCTCAAGGTCGTCTGCGCCGGCCACCCGCTGCCCCTGCGGCTGCGCCCGGACGGCACGGTGGAGCCGGCGGCCGACCCGCAGCCGCTGCTGGGCGTCATGGACGACCTGGAGCTGTACGAGCAGCCGGTCACCCTCGACCCGGGCGACGTCCTGCTGTGCGTCACGGACGGCGTCACCGAGCGCCGCGAGGGCTCGCGCATGCTGGGCGACGACGGTCTCGCGGACGTCCTCGCGACCTGTACGGGCCTGAACGCGGGCGCGGTCTCGGCGCGCATCCTCCGCGCGGTGGAGCGCTTCGCGGCCGAGCCGCCGTCCGACGACATGGCGATTCTGGCCATGCGGATGCCGGAGCGGCCGGTGGAGTGA
- a CDS encoding DegT/DnrJ/EryC1/StrS family aminotransferase, with protein sequence MGTRTADLLAAAGVGIGDEVIVPSYGTTDVVEAVRAVGAAPVFADIDVWSYCLAPASVAEAIGERTAAIVPLDLFGHPADVMALQALVGARPLPVISHVEERPADSAEALQRRRSHAAYLDGRLTGVSTPRTAPGVEHRYHSYVVRVPGNGRPDRDAFARALRARGVRCSVPITTPVHRTPAYARDVKDLSLPETERAAEQCLALPVDAGMTRRELRHVVAACNALGGLLPYDVAA encoded by the coding sequence ATGGGGACAAGGACAGCAGACCTCCTGGCAGCGGCCGGCGTGGGCATCGGTGACGAGGTGATCGTGCCCTCGTACGGCACCACCGACGTCGTCGAGGCCGTACGGGCCGTCGGAGCCGCGCCGGTGTTCGCGGACATCGACGTCTGGAGCTACTGCCTCGCGCCGGCCTCCGTCGCCGAAGCGATCGGGGAGCGCACCGCCGCGATCGTCCCCCTGGACCTCTTCGGCCACCCCGCCGACGTGATGGCCCTTCAGGCCCTCGTCGGCGCCCGGCCGTTGCCCGTCATCTCGCATGTCGAAGAGCGGCCCGCCGATTCCGCCGAAGCGCTCCAGCGACGCCGGTCCCACGCCGCCTACCTGGACGGCAGGCTGACCGGAGTCTCGACGCCCCGCACCGCGCCCGGCGTCGAGCACCGCTACCACTCCTACGTCGTCCGCGTCCCCGGCAACGGACGGCCGGACCGCGACGCCTTCGCGCGGGCCCTGCGGGCGCGCGGCGTGCGGTGCTCCGTTCCCATCACCACGCCCGTGCACCGGACGCCGGCGTACGCGCGGGACGTGAAGGATCTGAGCCTCCCCGAGACCGAGCGGGCCGCGGAGCAGTGCCTCGCCCTGCCCGTCGACGCCGGCATGACGCGCCGTGAACTGCGTCATGTGGTGGCCGCCTGCAACGCGTTGGGCGGGCTCCTGCCGTACGACGTCGCCGCCTGA